The following are encoded together in the Ralstonia insidiosa genome:
- a CDS encoding site-specific DNA-methyltransferase, translated as MSNIQLIWPNKDLLLKASGETGYEWVQPADSRLLKPLKFETLTAHSSSVRTNVLAIGDGLDVLEALTAQTGVLDDGIRLVYIDPPFNTQVNFRQYNDTMQRSMWLSMMRDRLAALRPLLADDASIWVHLDDSEVHRARVVMDEIFGESAFVASVVWQKKTTRDSRAAFSSNHDTILVYAPSGPRRWKTSRNLLAKDDAQLQNRDDDPRGPWSDAPFTAPGYRKAQQYDIVTPTGQVLRPPRGRSWYATEQTYRDLLADDRIWFPKGGDGSPRLKLFAHQLRGLVPFTVWGAADTGTNDDAKRHLLMMFPEQEVFDTPKPESLLERIIHIATNPGELVVDIFGGSGTTAAVAHKMRRRWVVAERSTQTVLDFLLPRLQRVIDGNDPGGVTEVTTWGGGGDFEIVHVSPRFGALARQFRPEVLRRRLATLEEARALLVPKEKRSVAA; from the coding sequence ATGTCTAACATTCAACTCATTTGGCCGAACAAGGATCTGCTGCTGAAGGCATCGGGGGAGACGGGCTACGAGTGGGTACAACCGGCCGATTCTCGATTGCTCAAGCCGCTCAAGTTTGAAACGCTCACCGCGCACTCGTCGAGTGTACGCACGAACGTACTAGCTATCGGCGATGGATTGGACGTTCTTGAGGCGCTAACGGCGCAAACGGGCGTCCTAGATGATGGGATTCGCCTCGTGTACATTGATCCGCCGTTCAATACTCAGGTGAACTTCCGTCAGTACAACGACACCATGCAGCGTTCGATGTGGCTCAGCATGATGCGTGACCGCCTTGCTGCGCTGCGCCCGCTCCTCGCAGACGATGCAAGCATCTGGGTGCACCTTGACGATAGTGAAGTGCACCGTGCTCGCGTCGTGATGGATGAAATTTTCGGCGAGAGTGCATTTGTTGCTTCAGTCGTGTGGCAAAAAAAGACAACCCGCGACTCCAGAGCGGCCTTCTCGTCAAACCACGACACAATTTTGGTGTACGCCCCGAGCGGTCCGAGGAGGTGGAAGACCTCACGGAATCTGCTAGCCAAAGACGATGCGCAATTGCAAAACCGAGACGATGACCCGCGCGGCCCCTGGTCCGACGCGCCCTTCACTGCGCCCGGTTATCGCAAAGCGCAACAGTACGACATCGTTACGCCGACGGGGCAAGTGCTCCGTCCCCCGCGGGGTCGCTCTTGGTACGCTACCGAACAAACGTATCGTGACCTGCTTGCTGATGATCGAATCTGGTTTCCCAAGGGAGGCGATGGTTCACCGCGCTTGAAACTGTTTGCGCATCAACTCAGAGGACTCGTGCCGTTTACTGTGTGGGGCGCTGCAGACACGGGAACGAATGACGATGCGAAGCGGCACCTGCTGATGATGTTCCCAGAGCAAGAGGTGTTCGACACTCCGAAACCTGAATCACTACTGGAACGAATCATTCACATTGCAACCAATCCGGGTGAACTGGTGGTCGACATATTTGGCGGCAGCGGAACGACCGCAGCCGTTGCGCACAAAATGCGACGTCGATGGGTGGTTGCTGAGCGTAGTACCCAGACTGTGCTCGATTTTTTACTGCCGAGGTTGCAGCGTGTAATTGATGGCAATGACCCGGGCGGCGTCACTGAGGTCACAACTTGGGGCGGTGGAGGGGATTTCGAGATTGTCCATGTATCGCCGCGATTTGGGGCGCTGGCAAGGCAGTTTCGGCCCGAGGTTCTCAGGCGGCGTCTTGCAACATTGGAAGAAGCTCGCGCGCTGTTGGTGCCCAAAGAGAAGCGATCGGTCGCGGCCTGA
- a CDS encoding DNA adenine methylase, whose translation MTLATLSLDMLSDAQYATTTDTKPIKPFIRWVGGKSRLLPRILPHVPASIKNYYEPFLGGGAVFLACAARVSGRAHLADLNEHLIAAWVAMRDHQSELRPLLDWYLKNDSKEFYYEVRSTTTPSCSVEKAARFLYLNGVSWNHLWRENSRTGAMNVPWGDRRFKDIDDITMKSIGDVLARADIVAADFRVVLDSATRGDFVYLDPPYLPVFSRPDVEKEPTAKFNKYTAKTFEMSDLIALAETCAELSRRGVRWVMSNRDAESVRSLFPDAEIVRFTTHRSLAAQSRREVEAHRSPEAIIIGKV comes from the coding sequence ATGACGCTGGCCACATTGTCATTGGACATGCTGTCCGACGCACAGTATGCGACTACGACCGACACCAAACCGATCAAGCCTTTCATCAGGTGGGTAGGCGGCAAGTCACGGCTGCTCCCCCGCATCCTCCCGCACGTACCCGCTAGCATCAAGAACTACTACGAGCCATTTCTTGGTGGGGGCGCCGTCTTTCTCGCGTGCGCTGCTCGCGTATCCGGCCGCGCGCATCTTGCTGATCTCAATGAGCACCTCATCGCGGCTTGGGTCGCAATGAGAGACCACCAATCGGAACTTCGGCCGCTGCTGGACTGGTATCTGAAAAACGACTCGAAAGAGTTCTACTACGAAGTCCGCTCAACCACAACACCCTCATGCTCCGTGGAGAAGGCTGCACGCTTTCTTTACTTGAACGGTGTTTCGTGGAACCACCTGTGGCGGGAAAATTCTCGAACCGGGGCCATGAATGTGCCGTGGGGCGACCGTCGTTTCAAGGACATTGATGACATCACCATGAAGTCCATCGGTGATGTTTTGGCGAGAGCAGATATTGTTGCCGCTGACTTCCGCGTCGTACTTGACAGCGCTACGCGCGGAGATTTCGTCTACCTTGATCCACCATACTTGCCTGTATTCTCACGCCCGGACGTCGAGAAAGAACCAACCGCGAAATTCAACAAATACACAGCGAAGACGTTTGAGATGTCAGATCTCATTGCGCTTGCGGAAACCTGCGCGGAACTGTCTCGGCGTGGTGTGCGATGGGTGATGTCCAATCGCGATGCGGAATCGGTTCGTTCCCTCTTTCCGGACGCCGAAATCGTTCGGTTTACAACCCACCGCTCACTAGCTGCACAGAGTCGACGGGAGGTTGAGGCGCACCGATCGCCGGAAGCGATCATCATCGGGAAAGTTTGA
- a CDS encoding HNH endonuclease: protein MAAQPVEWVLVIYYGPSAHRATYGRLDNTKYTKDYIQLSKKKTFLDAVARLFPVTVGEEGSVPLTYKWPAGTTLGTLVFNSADRPHLKWETSLGAPKAWKMSLSPSESTAETIPGDPTQIDFDAAENELAMLASRGAGQPYLMAIKLHDEPTTLHLRAYLSNPSSAYAWAELSIAPSLVQALAAQTSQSSALAWETFASGGSVPSAAVKQALSRLESSDTPNAVLDNLDVDAGRELAAYLRRPGYGLFFDPSQNHNAWILPAPLSEKLATSVSVFLETLDARYPAAPQGDVAAEAAELDPGEVEAFREQIEDKNYSVADSSATLKTRGSAQRAFANAVKSNYGYRCAITGIGTKDFLVASHIVPWSEDQNIRLDPSNGICLSLLMDRAFEKGHLLIEDDLTIRIDWLRVGDDQVLRSLLKPYDGKKLAHPTAEAPRPTYLQRRRALVAPSS from the coding sequence ATGGCCGCACAACCTGTCGAATGGGTACTCGTTATTTACTATGGCCCGTCAGCGCATCGCGCAACCTACGGGCGGTTGGACAACACAAAGTATACGAAGGACTACATTCAGCTTTCCAAGAAAAAAACATTCCTAGACGCTGTGGCGCGCCTCTTCCCAGTAACTGTGGGCGAAGAAGGGTCCGTACCGCTTACCTATAAGTGGCCAGCAGGAACGACACTAGGCACACTCGTATTCAACTCAGCGGATCGCCCGCATCTCAAATGGGAAACCAGTCTAGGTGCTCCAAAAGCATGGAAGATGTCGCTTTCTCCAAGCGAGTCCACTGCGGAGACGATTCCAGGCGACCCAACACAGATCGACTTCGATGCGGCTGAGAACGAATTGGCAATGCTTGCGAGCCGGGGCGCCGGCCAGCCATACCTGATGGCAATCAAGCTCCATGATGAGCCAACTACGTTGCATCTGCGTGCGTATTTGAGCAACCCAAGCTCCGCATATGCGTGGGCCGAACTCAGCATCGCGCCATCACTCGTTCAGGCTCTCGCTGCCCAAACATCGCAAAGCTCAGCGCTTGCATGGGAAACTTTCGCTAGCGGAGGCTCTGTCCCAAGTGCTGCAGTCAAGCAAGCCCTTTCAAGGTTAGAGTCTTCAGACACCCCTAATGCGGTGCTAGACAATCTGGACGTCGACGCAGGTCGCGAACTGGCCGCCTATCTTCGCCGCCCCGGGTACGGGCTATTTTTCGATCCCTCTCAGAATCACAACGCGTGGATACTTCCCGCACCTCTCTCAGAAAAACTCGCAACATCGGTTAGCGTGTTTCTCGAAACGCTCGACGCACGGTACCCCGCGGCCCCACAAGGGGATGTTGCTGCGGAAGCTGCTGAGCTAGATCCCGGTGAAGTCGAAGCGTTTCGGGAGCAGATTGAGGATAAGAACTATAGCGTTGCGGACTCAAGCGCAACCCTCAAGACGCGTGGGAGTGCGCAGAGGGCATTCGCCAATGCAGTCAAATCCAACTACGGCTACCGATGTGCGATTACGGGAATTGGGACCAAAGACTTTCTTGTAGCCTCGCACATAGTCCCGTGGAGTGAAGACCAGAATATTCGACTCGATCCTTCTAATGGGATTTGCCTCTCACTACTGATGGACCGCGCATTTGAGAAGGGGCACCTACTGATCGAGGACGACCTCACTATTCGAATCGATTGGCTCAGGGTTGGAGACGACCAGGTGCTTCGAAGCCTGCTTAAGCCGTACGACGGAAAAAAATTGGCACATCCAACGGCTGAGGCTCCGCGACCCACATACCTTCAACGACGTCGGGCGCTTGTCGCTCCGTCTAGCTGA
- a CDS encoding NYN domain-containing protein — MKSPICVYVDNSNIFHEGQRFASEVKGEDRYAFRIHFARFIDLITGSQAANEIVWGGSTPPTTDDVWRRLSERGIKPVLIPRADSGENETVDHIVQLQMYRHSRKYRETPGTMVVCTGDGKGYDNEEGFLFDVEGFVKEGWQLQVVSWTHSCSARLKQFAEKTGKFIALEDHYADVTFQEGGRRPGQRQDSRPRSDGLETALAAQLKAALGKQETTGKG, encoded by the coding sequence ATGAAATCCCCCATCTGTGTGTATGTCGACAACTCGAACATTTTTCACGAGGGTCAGCGATTCGCCAGCGAGGTCAAAGGTGAGGATCGCTATGCGTTCCGCATTCATTTCGCGCGTTTCATTGATCTCATTACTGGTTCGCAAGCCGCGAACGAGATTGTTTGGGGCGGCAGTACACCGCCAACGACTGACGACGTTTGGCGACGGCTTAGTGAGCGGGGAATCAAGCCAGTTCTGATCCCGAGAGCTGATTCCGGGGAGAACGAAACGGTTGACCACATCGTTCAGTTGCAGATGTACCGCCACTCACGCAAGTATCGCGAGACACCAGGCACGATGGTAGTTTGCACCGGAGACGGAAAGGGCTACGACAACGAGGAAGGATTTCTTTTCGACGTGGAGGGTTTTGTCAAGGAAGGATGGCAGCTCCAGGTCGTAAGTTGGACCCATTCCTGCAGCGCCCGGTTGAAGCAGTTTGCAGAAAAAACAGGCAAGTTCATCGCCCTTGAAGACCACTATGCCGATGTGACCTTCCAGGAGGGGGGACGCCGCCCAGGCCAACGTCAAGACAGCAGGCCGCGCAGTGACGGCCTGGAGACAGCTCTTGCGGCACAGTTGAAGGCGGCTCTCGGGAAACAGGAAACGACAGGGAAAGGGTGA
- a CDS encoding complement resistance protein TraT produces the protein MTATSLTTPVVSLLVVVVLFSVGVRWWKFRKDKLRQPPTRPSEASWRTNPSSFDPHGDEWESMAPYPEHAVQAVHDGQLANRSGTAIPAFRNAREPTTEDVRKPAHDLREAWASFQDALEEEVRPASSIAAGNSTTSTAVEQVRCPRCLSSRIDTRNLARKAGSTIGSVAGATGAMTAALAGAETGALVGSFAGPAGTVFGGLAGAVIAGLVGSAAGCAAGSVVGAAIDDNVLDNHLCLACGHAFSVSPD, from the coding sequence GTGACTGCCACTTCCTTGACCACACCCGTGGTCAGTCTGCTCGTCGTTGTCGTCCTCTTCTCAGTAGGTGTGCGCTGGTGGAAATTTCGCAAAGACAAGCTCCGACAACCGCCAACCCGCCCGTCTGAAGCCAGTTGGCGCACCAATCCCAGTTCATTCGATCCGCACGGCGATGAGTGGGAATCGATGGCGCCCTATCCAGAGCACGCAGTTCAGGCGGTCCACGATGGACAGCTAGCAAACCGGAGTGGAACTGCGATACCAGCGTTTCGCAATGCACGCGAGCCAACCACTGAAGACGTTCGCAAACCGGCACACGATTTGCGCGAGGCGTGGGCTTCTTTTCAGGACGCGCTAGAAGAAGAGGTACGGCCGGCATCCTCTATCGCCGCAGGCAACTCAACAACCTCCACGGCAGTTGAACAGGTTCGCTGTCCGCGCTGTCTGTCCTCTCGGATCGATACCCGCAACTTGGCCCGCAAGGCTGGAAGCACCATCGGCAGCGTGGCGGGCGCAACGGGCGCAATGACTGCCGCGTTGGCTGGTGCGGAGACTGGTGCCTTAGTCGGCTCGTTTGCTGGGCCTGCGGGCACAGTCTTCGGCGGCCTGGCCGGTGCAGTGATCGCGGGACTGGTCGGTAGCGCCGCCGGTTGTGCTGCTGGTTCTGTTGTCGGTGCTGCCATCGACGACAACGTGCTCGACAACCATCTCTGTCTTGCCTGCGGCCACGCCTTTAGCGTCTCGCCGGACTGA